The following are encoded together in the Salvia hispanica cultivar TCC Black 2014 chromosome 6, UniMelb_Shisp_WGS_1.0, whole genome shotgun sequence genome:
- the LOC125193246 gene encoding uncharacterized protein LOC125193246 isoform X1, whose protein sequence is MAAYAALVSLMHLIDDIENHPSPPISLDKHQTRSLTQNVHFLQEFLQAYKSPVSDSDEADPLEMRIADAAYAAEDVIESHIVRKIQLDRSAKAAKTGSFFHCFRGPKDPRNVSSNHGDGDGDEAEKLYQGVQNVVDEMDRIKRVAKEANTEKAVVLGDQDQRRRFVSSSSTGKKSSGFMVFSDDVLDGIMEKLVADAPGRQVIPITGMGGIDVMCLVRYGKCLN, encoded by the coding sequence ATGGCAGCCTATGCAGCCTTGGTTTCTCTAATGCATCTCATTGATGACATCGAAAACCATCCTTCCCCTCCCATCTCTCTCGACAAACACCAAACTCGGTCTCTCACTCAAAATGTTCACTTTCTGCAGGAATTTCTCCAAGCGTACAAGTCCCCTGTTTCTGACAGCGACGAAGCAGATCCATTGGAGATGCGTATCGCAGATGCAGCTTATGCGGCTGAAGATGTTATCGAATCTCACATTGTCCGCAAGATCCAGCTCGATAGATCAGCCAAAGCAGCCAAAACCGGAAGCTTCTTCCATTGCTTTCGAGGTCCAAAGGATCCCAGAAATGTCTCATCAAATCACGGTGATGGCGATGGTGATGAAGCGGAGAAGTTGTATCAAGGTGTGCAAAATGTGGTTGATGAAATGGATCGGATCAAGAGAGTGGCGAAGGAGGCCAACACTGAGAAGGCGGTGGTGCTTGGTGATCAAGATCAACGGCGTAGATTcgtctcttcttcttccactGGGAAGAAGAGTAGTGGTTTTATGGTGTTCTCTGATGATGTCTTGGACGGGATCATGGAAAAGCTCGTGGCGGACGCACCCGGTCGCCAAGTCATCCCCATTACTGGTATGGGTGGAATAG